The sequence TGCCTGTACTACTTATGGGGTGGCTTGGTCTTCCTCGTCCCCTTCCAAGAGAAGTTGTTGAAAGGCCACGTAGAGATCCTGTTCTTCGCTCGTGGCGGGGCGGCGGCGCTGTTGGTTCGGCCGGAGTTCCTGGGGTTTGCCTTGTGCTTGTAAGCCGGTTGGGTTGCGGTTGGTCCGGTTTTGCAGGGCCTGAAGTTGCTCCCGTTGGGCGGCTTGGCGCTTCCGTTCTTGATCGGTTTCGCTCTGGCGCAGGCGATCCATCAGATGGGGCGGAACGGTGCCGTCCTCGCTGGCCTTCATCAACTCGCCAAAGAGAGCTTGGGGATTCGTCTCGGTTTCAACGCGATGGCGTTTGCCGGATGAGCCCTTCGGCTCGCTGCTGCTCTCTGGTTTGGGTAGGGGCTTGGGGAGCGATCGCCCCAGTTCTTGGAGGCGCTCCAGGCTGCGGGCGTCGAAGCTCATGGCGGGCCGGCCTCAGCTGCACTCAAGGGTGTCTTTGGTGGCGCGACCGGTGATGGGGTTCGTGCCACTGGCGCTGGCGCAGAGGGTTTTCAGCACGTCGCCGCGGAAGGGAACGTTGGTGAAGTCCGCCCCTTCAATCAGGACATCTTTAAACCGTGTGTTGAAGGCAAAAGCGTTTTCCAGCACCGCGTTGCGTAGGTCCGTTCCATCGAGGACGGCCGAATCGAGGGTGGCGTCACTGAGGTCGGCGCCGGCGAGGTTGGCGTCCTGCAGCTTGGCGCCATAGAGGCTGGCGCCGCGCAGGTCGGCCCCTTGGAAATCAGCTTCCCGCAGGTTCGTCAGATTGAAGGTGGCGCCGTGCAGGTCAACTCCGGCGAAGTCATGGCCGATCAGCACTTGCTTGGCGTAGTCCATGGCCGCCTGCACCGGTTGGGCAGGCAGAACTGCAGCACTGATCAGCAGAGCCAACAGCGCGGGGCAGAGCAGTGACCGGAAGAAGCGACGCATGGTGGAGAGCCGGTATCGAGCAACCCTAGGCAGGGTGCCTTGATGCAGACGGTTTGGGGTTGCGGTGAACGGCCCAGTCCGTCGCTGGGCAGTGATGGAGCGCAAGGGCCGGAGGTCGGGGAAGCCTCAAGAGCAGTGCAGACTGCGGCCGATGCCATGGGACGCTCCGCTTCTCAAAGGCGAGGGGATTGGGCTGAACAGCGGGCCCTGCGTCTGCTGCAGGCTGCGGGTTGGACTCTGCTGGAGCAGCGCTGGAGCTGCCGTTGGGGTGAATTGGACTTACTCCTCCACAAACCTCAGCGCCTGCTGTTGGTGGAGGTCAAGGGGCGAGCCTGTCGAGGGCGGGATGGCTGGGGGGTGGCTGCCCTGAAGGGCGCCAAGCGGCGGCGGCTTGAAACGACCTTGAACCTGTGGTTGCAGCTGCATCCCGCGTATCAGGACTGCCGCTGGGAATGGATCTGTGCATTGGTTCCGCTTCCCCCCAGTCGTGTGCCCGTTCGTTGGATGCCTTGGCTTTGATCGGGCCGGGCTTGGAGCAATGTGGAGGGAGGCCTGCACCCCAACTGATGTCCTTCGCGGCCCATCGCGCCCGCAAACGCTTTGGCCAGCACTGGTTGAAGGACCAGTCCGTGCTCGATCAGATCCTCAATGCCTCTGAGTTGACCTCCGCTGACACGGTGCTTGAGGTCGGACCCGGCCGTGGAGCACTGACTGAGCGGCTGTTGGAGTCCTCCGCCAGCGGGGTTCGTGCCGTTGAGCTGGATCGTGATTTGGTGGCTGGGCTGCAGGAGCGCTTTGGAGCCAACCCCCGCTTTGCTCTGACCGAAGGGGATGTGCTGGCCGTCGAATTACCCGAGGCCACAGCCGTGGTCGCCAACATCCCGTACAACATCACAGGCCCCCTGTTGGAGCGCCTGGTTGGTCGCCTCGATAACCCGGTGGCCCGGCCCTATCGCCGCTTGGTTCTGTTGGTGCAGCAGGAGGTGGGTGAGCGCATCCGGGCGCGTCCCGGTAGCAGTGCCTTCTCGGCGCTGAGTGTGCGCATGCAGTTGTTGGCGCACTGCAACACGGTCTGCCCGGTGCCCCCCCGCTGCTTTCAACCGCCGCCGAAGGTGATGAGTGAGGTGGTGGCGCTCGACCCCCTGCCGGTGGAGCAACGGTTGGATCCTGCTCTGGCCAAAACGGTGGAGATGCTCCTGCGGCGCTGCTTTGCCGCCCGTCGCAAGATGCTCCGCAACACCCTCTCCGGACTGGTGGAAGCCGAGCAGTTGCAGGGTCTGACGGATGAAGCCGAGATTGAATTGCAGCAGCGTCCTCAGGAGGTGTCGCCAGAGCGTTGGGTGCGCCTGGCGGCGGGCTTGAATCGGCTGATCTCCTAACTCACGCAACCTCGCCATGGCAGAGCTGCAGGTCAGCACCCCCGCCAAGATCAACCTGCATCTCGAGGTGCTGGGCCTGCGCCCCGACGGCTTTCACGAGCTGGCGATGGTGATGCAGACCTTGGATTTGGCGGACAACCTCAGCCTTCGTCCCACGGCTGATGGGGCGGTGACCCTGCGCTGCGACCGAGCGGACCTTCCGACCGACGGCAACAACCTCATTGTCAAGGCGGCGGAGCTGATCAAACAGCGGGTTGGCTTACCGGAGCTGGGCGTCGCCATGGAGCTGACCAAGCGCATTCCGATTGGTGCTGGTCTGGCCGGAGGCTCGAGCAACGGTGCGGCGGCCCTGGTGGGGCTGAACACCCTTTGGGGCTGTGGCTTCAGCAGCGCGCAGCTCTCAGCCATGGCCGCTGAGCTCGGTTCGGACATGCCGTTCTGTATCGATGGTGGAACCCAGCTCTGCTTTGGACGGGGAGAGGTCCTGGAATCCGCTGGCCTGGCCAAGCCCCCCTCCCTGGGGGTGCTCTTGATCAAGCATCCCGACTCGAGCGTCTCAACCCCCTGGGCCTACAAGCAGTGCCGCGAGCAATTCGGGGCGAGCTATCTCTCAGGTGAGGCGGAGTTTGAGCAGCGCCGCCGGGCCCTGCGTCAGGCACCCCTGCTGACGGGATTGAGCGGCGAAGGTCCGCTTCAAGAGATTCGCAACGATCTTCAGAAGGTGGTGGAGCCTGAGGTGGCCAGCGTGCGTGAGGGTCTCTCGATCCTTCGGCGCGCTGATGCTGCTCTGGCGGTGTCGATGAGTGGCTCTGGTCCGAGCATGTTCGCGTTGTTCGCAGATCATGAGGCCGCTACCCGGGCTCAGCAGCAGCTGGCCGCTGCCCTGGAGGCTGCTGGCTTTGCGTTCTGGGTGTGCCGTTGCACGGGCTCTGGTGCCACGCTGGTCTGAACGCATCCCCATGCACCCCGCGTGAGTGAGACCCAAAGCGACAGCCAAGACCTCGCCAGTGCTCAGCAGACGAGCGAAGGTCAGATCTCCCAGAGGCCGCGCAAGGGTCCGATCAGCTTCTTGAGCGGTTCGTTGACGAGCTTTGGTTTGGGCTGGCTTGCTCTGCAGTTGGCCGGCAAGGTCGTCGGCTACTACGCCGAGCATCCTCCCCATTACGAAGCCGGCTTTGCTCAGAGCATCGCGGTGTTCCTGAAGACCTTGGCGGTCGGCATGAGCTTTCTGGCGACGTTCACCTTTGCCTTTGTTGGCTTGGGGTTGTTTCTGACATTTATCCGCAGCCTCTTACCGGGTTGGAAACAAGCCGAAGAAACCCCCTAGCCTCTGGTCACGGGCTGCCCCTCCTCGTCATGACCGGCCACGACCTGCAGCTGCTGGTGCTGCTCCTTTCACCAGGAATGCTGTTGTCGGTGTTGTTATTGCTGACCTTCGCCGCAGGCGGTTGAGATAGGTTGGCCCCACCCCGGTCCAGTGCCGGACCCGCTTTTCAACCGTGGCAGAGACCCTTCTCTTCAACGCCCTGCGTGAGGCCATCGACGAAGAGATGGCCCGTGATCCCCATGTCTGCGTGATGGGGGAAGACGTCGGCCAATACGGCGGTTCCTACAAGGTCACAAAGGATCTCTACGACAAGTACGGCGAACTGCGGGTCCTGGATACCCCGATTGCTGAGAACGCCTTCACCGGCATGGCGGTTGGTGCTGCCATGACGGGCCTTCGCCCCATCGTCGAAGGCATGAACATGGGCTTCCTGCTGCTCGCGTTCAACCAGATCTCCAACAACATGGGGATGCTGCGCTACACCAGCGGCGGCAACTTCACGATCCCGTCTGTGGTCCGTGGCCCTGGCGGTGTGGGCCGTCAACTTGGTGCTGAGCACAGCCAGCGGCTTGAGGCTTATTTCCACGCGGTGCCTGGCATCAAGATCGTGGCGGTCAGCACCCCGACGAACGCCAAGGGCCTAATGAAGGCGGCGATCCGAGACAACAACCCCGTTCTCTTCTTCGAGCACGTTCTGCTCTACAACCTCTCTGAAGAGATCCCTGAGGGCGACTACACCTGTGCCTTGGATCAGGCCGACTTGGTCAAGGAAGGCAGCGACGTCACGATCCTCACCTACTCCCGCATGCGCCACCACTGCCTCAAGGCCGTGGAGCAGCTGGAAAAGGAGGGTGTGAGCGTTGAGCTGATCGACCTGATCAGCCTGAAGCCCTTTGACATGGAGACCATCTCCCGCTCGATTCGCAAGACCCACAAGGTCTTGGTGGTCGAGGAATGCATGAAGACTGGTGGCATTGGCGCCGAGTTGCTCGCTCTGATCACCGAGCACTGCTTCGACGATCTCGATGCACGCCCCATCCGCCTGTCCTCCCAGGACATCCCGACTCCTTACAACGGCACCCTCGAAAATCTGACGATCATTCAGCCGCATCAGATCGTGGAAGCGGCCAAAGCGCTTAAGGCTGGCCAGGTCTGAGATGGCACGTCAACAGGGGTGGTTTGCCCTGATCCTGGCCCTGGCTTTTGCCGCCGGAGCCGTTCTGACCTCTTTCCCACTGCAATTGGGCCTTGACCTGCGTGGTGGCAGTCAGCTGACCCTGCAGGTCATGCCAGCTGGCGCGATTAAGCGCGTCCAGAGCGAGCAATTGGAGGCTGTCAAGGACGTGCTGGACCGCCGCATCAATGGCCTCGGGGTGAGTGAATCCACCCTCCAGACCATCGGTGACGATCAGCTGCTGCTGCAACTACCTGGCGAGCAGGATCCCAGCCGTGCCGCCAAGGTTCTGGGTACCACGGCCCTTCTTGAATTTCGCGCTCAGAAGCCGGGCACTGAACAGCAGATGAGCGGTCTGCTGAAGCTCAAGCGCCAGGCCCAAGCCGTACTGAATTTGCGTCGCTCCAAGGATCAGGATCAAGCGAAGGCGGCTGACCTGGATGCGGACGGTCTGGCACAGCTTCTGAGTGAAGCTGGGGTCAGCGCCCCGGCGGGTAGCAGTGAGATCGATCAGTTGGAGCTCCTTCTGGCCGCGGTCAACACCAAAATCGTTGACCTCTTCGAGCCCGCTGCTCTCACCGGTAAGGACCTCACCGGAGCTGGTCGGCAGCAGAACCAGGCCGGCAGCGCCTGGGATGTGACGTTGAGCTTCAACACCGAGGGTGGCCGCAAATTCGCCCAACTCACCCAAAGCATTGCTGGCAGCGGTCGTCTGCTGGGCATCGTTCTCGACGGCCGCTCCATCAGCGAAGCCAGTGTTGGTCCTGAGTTCAAGCCCGCCGGCATCAGCGGAGGTGCTGCAAGCATCACGGGCAACTTCAGCGCTGAAGAGGCCCGGGACCTTGAGGTTCAGCTCCGAGGCGGCTCACTGCCGTTGCCGGTCGAAGTGATCGAGCAGCGCACCATTGGTGCCACGCTCGGTAGTGAGAACGTCCAACGCAGCCTGCAGGCGGCTCTCCTCGGTCTGGCCCTGGTGGCCGTCTTCATGGTGGTTGTTTACCGCTTGCCTGGCGCGGTCGCCGTCGTGGCCTTGGCGCTCTACGCCCTGTTCAACCTGGCGATGTATGCCCTGATTCCGGTCACCCTCACGTTGCCTGGGATCGCCGGTTTCATCCTCTCGGTTGGTATCGCTGTTGATGCCAACGTGCTGATCTTTGAGCGGGTCAAAGAGGAATTGCGGCGCGGGAATACCCTGATTCGCTCGATTGATGCGGGCTTCTCGCTGGCCTTCTCCTCAATCCTGGATGGCCATATCACCGGCCTGATCAGTTGCGTGGCCTTGTTTGCTCTGGGAACGGGTCTGGTTAAGGGCTTTGCGGTGACATTGGGCATTGGTTTGGTGCTCAGCCTCTTCACTGCGCTGACCTGCACCCGCACCCTGTTGCGGCTGTTGATGGGCTATCCCGCCCTCCGCCGTTCCACCAACTTCCTGCCCCAGTCTCAGCTTCCCGCCCAGGCCTCCTGATGTCCGACCCCTCGACCGCCGTGGCCGCCCCCGCTCCCCGCTTTCGCATCAGCCGCATCCGCCGTCAGGGCTGGCTGGCCTCCGCTTTGGCGGTTCTGCTGAGCCTGGTCGGCATGGCTCTGTGTTGGAGCAACCCTCGCATCGCAGCTCCCCTGAAGCCCGGTTTGGACTTCACCGGTGGTACTCAAGTGGAGATCCAGCGCACTTGCGGCGGTGCTGACTGCTCTGGTCTCAAGGCCGCCGACGTTCGTCAACAGTTGCGTTCGCTCACGCTGCCGGAGGTGGCAGGACAAGCCGCTCCTCAGCTGTCGAATGCAGGTGTTCAGGTCTTGGATCGCGGTCGTTCTGTCGATCTGCGTTTGCCGGATCTTGAGCCTGAACAGACCCGCGCCCTGATCCAGGGCCTGGTTCCAGTGATCGGCACGGTCGATCCGCAGCAGGTCTCGATTAACACCATCGGCCCCACCCTTGGTTCTCAGCTGCTCAAGGGCAGCTTGATTTCCCTGTTGGTCAGTTTTGCGGCGATCGCGGCTTACATCAGCTTCCGCTACGACGGGGTGTTTGCGGGCCTGGCCCTGCTTTGCCTCGCCCACGACATCGTGATCACCTGTGGGGTCTTTGCTTGGCTTGGTTTGATCAGTGGCATCGAAGTGAATTCCCTCTTTGCCGTGGCTCTGATCACCGTGGCGGGCTACTCGGTGAATGACACGGTGGTCGTCTTTGACAGGATCCGAGAGCAAAAACGCGCGCTGCAGGGTCTGACACTGCTTGAGCAGGTCGATGCAGCTGTTGATGCCACCTTGACCCGCTCTCTGTACACCTCCTTCACCACCCTTTTGCCTCTGGTGTCGTTGCTCCTCTTTGGCGGCAGCAGCTTGTTCTGGTTTGCCGTGGCCCTGACCATCGGCATCGGGGTCGGCAGCTGGTCGAGTATTGGGATTGCTCCGACCCTGCTGCCCGTGCTCTCCCGACGATGACGCGTCGCATTCCCTGGGCCCCACTCCTTCTCGCCGCCATTGCCCTTTGGGATCTGCGCTCTGAACTGAAGCTCCTCGCTGAGCATTTCACCTGGATCAGCTTGCTAGCGATACCCCGCTTTCACTTTTTGGCGGTGACCGTGCTCTTGCTGACCCCGACCCTCATGCGTCAATCCCGTCAGCCGCAGCGCTGATCAGGTCCAACGGTCCATGACCTGCTCCACCAGCACCCGTTGGGAGAAGACCTGGAGCACGACCACAAGTGGCAGGGCAAGCAGCACCCCGGGCAAGCCCAGCAATGCCCCCAGGCTGAGTTGGGCCATGAGGGCCACGGTGGGCAAGAGGTTGACCGTTCTGCTGAGCAACAGCGGGGTGAGTAGGAAGGCCTCCCCGTTTTGCAGCACCAAGCGCAGCACGATGACTTGAACGGCCAGGGTTGGCGAGATCAACAGGGAGACCGCCACAGGCAACAGGCTTGCCAGGGTCGGTCCGATGGTGGGGACAAAGGTGAGCAGGCCGCAGAGCAGCCCGCTCAAGAGGGCCAATGGCACCTTGAGGGCGGCCAGTCCAGCCCAGGTCAGCAGGAAGACCGCCGATGCCGAGAGGGTCATCCCCGCCAGCCAGCCCCCCAAGGCCTGGCGGCTCTCGGTGAGGAGGTTCTGGACCAAAGCGCGGCTGTGGGCGGGCGTCAGGGCCAGGACCAGACGCTGATGACTGCGTGGATCGAGCACCAAGAGAATCGCCAGCAGACCCATCAACAGCAACAGAACCGTTCCACTGGCGGCGCCACCGGCGAAGCCAAGCAGTTGGGCGCCAATCGGCTGCAGCTTGTCGATGGTGATCAGCTCGGAGAGTCGACCACCTAGTCCTTCCAAAACGCTGACACCGCCGAGCAGTTCGGCCAGCCGCGCAATTAAGGCCGGAACCAGTTGGGTCAACTGGTTGAGCTGCTCCAGCAGTTCAGGCAGCAGCAGCTCTGCGAGTTGCCAGCTCAGCAGGCCCAGAACCATCAAGACCAGTAGCAGGGCCAGCGGACGGCTCAAGCGGACCACCCTGCGCAGCCAGCTCACCGGCACATCCAGGGCCACGGCCAGCACCACTGCGCCAAACAGCACCATCAGCACCCAACGCAGTTGCCAGGCGAGGAGCCCAAGGACCACCAGGGAGAGCAGCAGCAGCAAACTGCGTGGTGTCATGGCCGCCCACCCACAGGGAGCTCCCAGCCGTTGAGGACGTCCTGGATCAGTACCTCTCGCACGACAACCTGCAGGCAGACCGCCATGGGCAGCGCCAAGAGCAGACCGAGAGGACCAAAGATGACCGTGAAGAGGAACTGAGCGATCAAGGTCAGCCCAGGCAACAACTTCACCTGGTGGTGCATCACCGAAGGGGTGATCAGGTAGCTCTCGATGTGTTGGATCACCACATAGAGCAGCAAGACCAGTAGTGCTTTGACGGGTGAATCGAGCAGCGCGACCGACATCGGAAAGACCGTGCTCAGGGTTGGTCCGACGTTGGGAATGATGTTCAACAGACCTGCCAAAAGAGCATTGGCCGCCACCAATTTCACCCCCAATAGCGAGAGGCCAATGGCGGCCAACACACCGACGCAGAGCGAGCTGATTAGTACTCCGGCCATCCAGCTGCTCAGGGCCTCGCCACAAAGCGAGAGCACGTCTCGGAATCGCCGCCGGTAAAAAGACGGGACCATCAGGACCGCAATCTCCCGATAGGCAGTGGGTTGGATTGCCACCATCAAGCTGACGGCGATCACAAAGAACAACTCCAACAAGCCACTTCCGAGGTTCCCGGCAATCCCCAGCAGTTTCAGCAGTCCTTCCGTTGGATCAAGGCTTCCGGAGCCCTGGTTTTGCCAGCTCTGCTGTAACCATTGCAGCGCCTCACGTCCATAGAGCATCTGACTGCTCTGATCGAGGCTCCTGCGCAGGAGCTGCACGGCCAACTGCAGAGCCGCCGGCAGCTGGATCAGCAGTTCTTGGAACTGCGCGATGAAGGGGGGAATGACGACGGCAATGGTGACCACAGCCACCAGCAGCAAGCCGCTGAGGCTGACCAGAAGCGCCAGCGGACGGCTACATCGCAGACGTTCTTGGGCTACACCCACCAGGGTGCAGACCGCCATGGCGAGCACCACAGCGGCAAAGACAAGGACGAGGACCTCTCGCAGGCTCCACAGCAGTAGCAGCGCCACTGCCGTGGCCATTACTCCGAGCCACTGGCCGAATCTCAAAAGGGGAGGCCAACTCGTGTTGTTTTAGCGCCGATTACGGCGATTGAATTCAGTTGGCGTCCCCTTCGCCAGCCTCATCCTTGTTCTTCTGGGCAAAGCCAAGGTCATTGGCCTGGGCATAGCGCTCGGCGAAGCGCATGAACCGCTCGAAATCTTCGGTGGTTTTCCAGGTGTAAGTCGCTTCCAGAGCCGCGGGCTTGCCGTTCACGAACTTCGCGTTCACATCACGGGTCACCATCTGACCTTCTTCGTCGATCAGGTACATGCCACCAATGTCAGCCATGCTCTCGGGCGAGAGGGCCTGGGGCTGATCGAAGACAAAAATCGCCTGGCCAGTGCGGCCATCGCGAGAACGAGTCATACGGATATCGGGCACGACCGGCTCGTCCACACCGGGGAAAAACTGGATCGCGGCCATCGCCCGTCTTCGCAAAGGCTGATCCTAGTGATGATGCTCAGGCGATCTGGCTGCGGCTCCGCTGTTGATGAGTCGTTCGGCGGCTTCCGCCGCGGTCAACCCTGCCAAATCCATCCGTTCGCGTTGGCTGGCTTGCTCAGCCTGGCCATGCCCCTCGAGCTCATGGTCGTAGCAGCGGTCGTAGTAATCGAGCATCTGGGCACAGGCCCCATGCCAGTCACGCTCTGCGATTGCATCGAGGGCTGTCTTCGTGCGTTGGGGACCGAGGCGCCGAGCGATCCGCTGGGTTGCATCGGCTAAGGCCTCAGGATCTTGGACGCCATAGACGGCCACGAGCTGATCCAGGCGCTCTTCAACGGGTCTGGTGATCTCCAGAAGCGGTGCTTTTTGCATCTGTCGCCAAAGCCCGGCTGGAATTCGGCAGCGTCCAACTTGAATGCTCTCCGCTTCGAGCCAAATCTGCGCTGCCGATCGCTGCTGCTTGAGGACCGCGGCGATCCGATTCTCAAAATGCTCTGTGCTCGGTTGGGGAGGAAGGCCCAAGCCTCCGAAGCTGCTGCCGCGGTGATGGGCTAGCCCCTCGAGATCCACGACGGCGACCCCTTTCTTCGCCAGCTCAACCAACACATCAGTCTTTCCCGTACCCGTTCTCCCGCCCAGAAGCTGAATGGGCCATGGCTGCTCCATCAGCTCGAGAACCCAGCGTCGATAGCTCTTGTAGCCGCCTTCGAGCACCACAGCGTGCAGATCGAGGGTTTCAGCGAGCCAGGCCATGCTCCCCGAGCGCATTCCGCCTCGCCAGCAGTGGATCCTGAGGGGCTGGCCTGGGCAACGGCTACCCAACTGCTGCAACGTCTTCCCCAAGGGCGCCAGCTTTGGCCCCACCAGGGAAAGCCCCAATTGAACAGCAGCCGTTCGCCCCTGTTGCTTGTAGGTCGTTCCGACCTCGGCTCGCTCGAGGTCGCTGAACAGTGGCAGGTTCTGGGCACCAGGGATGTGGCCCTTTTCAAATTCCGCTGGAGCGCGGACATCCACCACAGGTCCTTGGCTTTGCAAGAAGGCCTCGATGGATTGCCGTTCGGCCATGGCGTTGATCCTGGTTGGGCTCTTGCCGCTATGCGACTGCAATGCCTGACATAGTGGGCCAACGCTGTCAGGCCAGCGTCAGGTCAGCCCTTTTCCATGCTCTCCGGACCACCCGTCACCACCACGCTCAGCGCTGACCAGTTGATTGAGCGCTTTCTCAGCAGCGCTCCTCGTCAGCGCCGCACCTTGCTGCCGCAAGTCCTCAAGCGCAGCAGCGAGTGTCGTCCCTTGATTGCCGATCAGATCGATCGCTGGGATGCCACGGGCGATGACTGGGCCTGCGGTTGCTTGATTCAGCTGTTGGTCTCGCAAGACGATGCTCTGGCCCAGGCCTTCTGGGCCCGCTATCCAGACGGTTGGCTAGCGGTGACCAGCGGTCAGGGGCTGGATTACGTCCCTTTGCAGCTGGCGTTAATCCGCCAGGACTTTGAAGAAGCGGATCGGCTGACAAGCGAGCACCTTCGTCAGTTGGCCGGACCCGCCGCCGAAAAGCGGGGGTACGTCTACTACTCCGAGGTGCCGCCGATGGCCGCCGTTGATCTCGAAGGCCTCGACCGTCTGTGGGTGACCTACTCCCAAGCCCGCTTTGGTTTCTCCGTCCAACTGCGCCTTCTGCGCAGCCTGGGTAACCGCTGGGAGCAGCTCTGGCCGCGGATTGGCTGGAAGCAAGCGGGAATTTGGACCCGATACCCCAAAGCCTTTACCTGGACCCTGGAAG is a genomic window of Synechococcus sp. A10-1-5-1 containing:
- a CDS encoding pentapeptide repeat-containing protein codes for the protein MRRFFRSLLCPALLALLISAAVLPAQPVQAAMDYAKQVLIGHDFAGVDLHGATFNLTNLREADFQGADLRGASLYGAKLQDANLAGADLSDATLDSAVLDGTDLRNAVLENAFAFNTRFKDVLIEGADFTNVPFRGDVLKTLCASASGTNPITGRATKDTLECS
- a CDS encoding YraN family protein, coding for MQTVWGCGERPSPSLGSDGAQGPEVGEASRAVQTAADAMGRSASQRRGDWAEQRALRLLQAAGWTLLEQRWSCRWGELDLLLHKPQRLLLVEVKGRACRGRDGWGVAALKGAKRRRLETTLNLWLQLHPAYQDCRWEWICALVPLPPSRVPVRWMPWL
- the rsmA gene encoding 16S rRNA (adenine(1518)-N(6)/adenine(1519)-N(6))-dimethyltransferase RsmA, whose protein sequence is MSFAAHRARKRFGQHWLKDQSVLDQILNASELTSADTVLEVGPGRGALTERLLESSASGVRAVELDRDLVAGLQERFGANPRFALTEGDVLAVELPEATAVVANIPYNITGPLLERLVGRLDNPVARPYRRLVLLVQQEVGERIRARPGSSAFSALSVRMQLLAHCNTVCPVPPRCFQPPPKVMSEVVALDPLPVEQRLDPALAKTVEMLLRRCFAARRKMLRNTLSGLVEAEQLQGLTDEAEIELQQRPQEVSPERWVRLAAGLNRLIS
- the ispE gene encoding 4-(cytidine 5'-diphospho)-2-C-methyl-D-erythritol kinase, which produces MAELQVSTPAKINLHLEVLGLRPDGFHELAMVMQTLDLADNLSLRPTADGAVTLRCDRADLPTDGNNLIVKAAELIKQRVGLPELGVAMELTKRIPIGAGLAGGSSNGAAALVGLNTLWGCGFSSAQLSAMAAELGSDMPFCIDGGTQLCFGRGEVLESAGLAKPPSLGVLLIKHPDSSVSTPWAYKQCREQFGASYLSGEAEFEQRRRALRQAPLLTGLSGEGPLQEIRNDLQKVVEPEVASVREGLSILRRADAALAVSMSGSGPSMFALFADHEAATRAQQQLAAALEAAGFAFWVCRCTGSGATLV
- a CDS encoding DUF3082 domain-containing protein, which produces MSETQSDSQDLASAQQTSEGQISQRPRKGPISFLSGSLTSFGLGWLALQLAGKVVGYYAEHPPHYEAGFAQSIAVFLKTLAVGMSFLATFTFAFVGLGLFLTFIRSLLPGWKQAEETP
- a CDS encoding pyruvate dehydrogenase complex E1 component subunit beta; the encoded protein is MAETLLFNALREAIDEEMARDPHVCVMGEDVGQYGGSYKVTKDLYDKYGELRVLDTPIAENAFTGMAVGAAMTGLRPIVEGMNMGFLLLAFNQISNNMGMLRYTSGGNFTIPSVVRGPGGVGRQLGAEHSQRLEAYFHAVPGIKIVAVSTPTNAKGLMKAAIRDNNPVLFFEHVLLYNLSEEIPEGDYTCALDQADLVKEGSDVTILTYSRMRHHCLKAVEQLEKEGVSVELIDLISLKPFDMETISRSIRKTHKVLVVEECMKTGGIGAELLALITEHCFDDLDARPIRLSSQDIPTPYNGTLENLTIIQPHQIVEAAKALKAGQV
- the secD gene encoding protein translocase subunit SecD; this encodes MARQQGWFALILALAFAAGAVLTSFPLQLGLDLRGGSQLTLQVMPAGAIKRVQSEQLEAVKDVLDRRINGLGVSESTLQTIGDDQLLLQLPGEQDPSRAAKVLGTTALLEFRAQKPGTEQQMSGLLKLKRQAQAVLNLRRSKDQDQAKAADLDADGLAQLLSEAGVSAPAGSSEIDQLELLLAAVNTKIVDLFEPAALTGKDLTGAGRQQNQAGSAWDVTLSFNTEGGRKFAQLTQSIAGSGRLLGIVLDGRSISEASVGPEFKPAGISGGAASITGNFSAEEARDLEVQLRGGSLPLPVEVIEQRTIGATLGSENVQRSLQAALLGLALVAVFMVVVYRLPGAVAVVALALYALFNLAMYALIPVTLTLPGIAGFILSVGIAVDANVLIFERVKEELRRGNTLIRSIDAGFSLAFSSILDGHITGLISCVALFALGTGLVKGFAVTLGIGLVLSLFTALTCTRTLLRLLMGYPALRRSTNFLPQSQLPAQAS
- the secF gene encoding protein translocase subunit SecF — protein: MSDPSTAVAAPAPRFRISRIRRQGWLASALAVLLSLVGMALCWSNPRIAAPLKPGLDFTGGTQVEIQRTCGGADCSGLKAADVRQQLRSLTLPEVAGQAAPQLSNAGVQVLDRGRSVDLRLPDLEPEQTRALIQGLVPVIGTVDPQQVSINTIGPTLGSQLLKGSLISLLVSFAAIAAYISFRYDGVFAGLALLCLAHDIVITCGVFAWLGLISGIEVNSLFAVALITVAGYSVNDTVVVFDRIREQKRALQGLTLLEQVDAAVDATLTRSLYTSFTTLLPLVSLLLFGGSSLFWFAVALTIGIGVGSWSSIGIAPTLLPVLSRR
- a CDS encoding AI-2E family transporter, which encodes MTPRSLLLLLSLVVLGLLAWQLRWVLMVLFGAVVLAVALDVPVSWLRRVVRLSRPLALLLVLMVLGLLSWQLAELLLPELLEQLNQLTQLVPALIARLAELLGGVSVLEGLGGRLSELITIDKLQPIGAQLLGFAGGAASGTVLLLLMGLLAILLVLDPRSHQRLVLALTPAHSRALVQNLLTESRQALGGWLAGMTLSASAVFLLTWAGLAALKVPLALLSGLLCGLLTFVPTIGPTLASLLPVAVSLLISPTLAVQVIVLRLVLQNGEAFLLTPLLLSRTVNLLPTVALMAQLSLGALLGLPGVLLALPLVVVLQVFSQRVLVEQVMDRWT
- a CDS encoding AI-2E family transporter → MRFGQWLGVMATAVALLLLWSLREVLVLVFAAVVLAMAVCTLVGVAQERLRCSRPLALLVSLSGLLLVAVVTIAVVIPPFIAQFQELLIQLPAALQLAVQLLRRSLDQSSQMLYGREALQWLQQSWQNQGSGSLDPTEGLLKLLGIAGNLGSGLLELFFVIAVSLMVAIQPTAYREIAVLMVPSFYRRRFRDVLSLCGEALSSWMAGVLISSLCVGVLAAIGLSLLGVKLVAANALLAGLLNIIPNVGPTLSTVFPMSVALLDSPVKALLVLLLYVVIQHIESYLITPSVMHHQVKLLPGLTLIAQFLFTVIFGPLGLLLALPMAVCLQVVVREVLIQDVLNGWELPVGGRP
- the psb28 gene encoding photosystem II reaction center protein Psb28, whose translation is MAAIQFFPGVDEPVVPDIRMTRSRDGRTGQAIFVFDQPQALSPESMADIGGMYLIDEEGQMVTRDVNAKFVNGKPAALEATYTWKTTEDFERFMRFAERYAQANDLGFAQKNKDEAGEGDAN
- the mnmH gene encoding tRNA 2-selenouridine(34) synthase MnmH; this encodes MAERQSIEAFLQSQGPVVDVRAPAEFEKGHIPGAQNLPLFSDLERAEVGTTYKQQGRTAAVQLGLSLVGPKLAPLGKTLQQLGSRCPGQPLRIHCWRGGMRSGSMAWLAETLDLHAVVLEGGYKSYRRWVLELMEQPWPIQLLGGRTGTGKTDVLVELAKKGVAVVDLEGLAHHRGSSFGGLGLPPQPSTEHFENRIAAVLKQQRSAAQIWLEAESIQVGRCRIPAGLWRQMQKAPLLEITRPVEERLDQLVAVYGVQDPEALADATQRIARRLGPQRTKTALDAIAERDWHGACAQMLDYYDRCYDHELEGHGQAEQASQRERMDLAGLTAAEAAERLINSGAAARSPEHHH